The Enterobacter huaxiensis sequence TTTGATCATCGTTATTATCGCCACGGAAGTGCTGGTTCCCGGCGCCGCCTAAGCTAAATTTCTGAATACCTTAAAGCGCCTGCGGGCGCTTTTTGTGTTTTAATAACTGCCAGAAATTAATCGCGTTTCATCAATCAGGAAATCAAATGTTCAGGAAGGATGTCATTATCCCGTCCGGCGCCATGGCGCTCGCACTTTGTGTATTCTCCATCGAGGCCGAACCGCTCAAGGCAACGCAATACGCCGATTTCGATCGCTACGTTCTGGCGCTTTCCTGGCAAACCGGGTTTTGTCAAAGCATGGCCGATCGCAGCCGCAAGGAGCCTGACGAGTGCCGCCTGCAAAAAGAGAGTGCCAGCAAGAGTGATTTCCTGACCGTTCACGGCCTGTGGCCCGGCCTGCCGAAGTCTATAGCGTCGCGCGGGGTAGACGAACGTCGCTGGATGCGCTTTGGCTGCGCCACCCGCCCGCTGCCGAACATGCCGGAAGCCAAAGCCAGCCGCAAATGCGCCGCCGCCGAAACCGGCCTGTCCCTGTCCGGGGCGGCAAAGCTGAACAGCGTCATGCCCGGCGCGGGCGGGAACTCCTGCCTGGAACGCTACGAGTATGCTAAACACGGCGTCTGCTTCGGGTTCGACCCCGACGCCTATTTTGGCACCATGGTGCGTTTGAATCAGGAAGTCAAAAGCAGCGCGGTGGGAAAATTCCTCGCGGATAACTACGGCAAAACCGTTACCCGCAGCGCCTTTGACAAGGCTGTCGCCACCACCTGGGGCAGGGAAAATGTCAAAGCGTTCAAGCTCACCTGCAACGGTAACCCGGCCTACCTGACGGAAATGCAGATCTCCCTGAAGGCCGACACCATAAATAATCCGCTTTCCGCAGGTTCGTTTGCGCCACAGCCGCATCCCGGCAGCTGCGGCAAACAGTTTGTAATCGACAAAGTCGGATATTAATTCTCTTCCGGGCCTCCCCTGCCCGGATTTTCATTCATTTCCGTTATATGACGATTAGCGTCACACTTCCGCGCATACGCATCATTCATCCAGCTATTGCATCATTTATCCGGTAAACACAATCGAAACCTCCCCGCCATAATCGAGGCGTCATCTACTGGAGGAATTTCACATGGCTAAAAAATTGATCGCGCTGTGCGCCTGCCCGATGGGTCTGGCACATACCTTTATGGCCGCTCAGGCGCTGGAAGATGCCGCCACGGAAGCAGGCTACGAGGTCAAGATTGAAACGCAGGGTGCAGACGGCATCCAGAACCGCTTAACGGCGCAGGATATCGCCGAAGCCGACATTATCATCCACGCCATCGCCATCACCCCGGAAGACAACGAGCGCTTCGAAACGCGCGACGTCTACGAGATCACGCTTCAGGACGCCATTAAAAACGCGGCGGGCACCCTGAAAGAGATCGAAGAGATGATCGCAGCAGAACAATAATAATTTTCAACCTCAGGGGTTTTCGTCATGGCAATTAAAAAACGCAGTGCGGTTCGCCCGGAAGGTCACGAGGGCGGTACGCTCGCAATCAAACCCGCGCCGGTTGCCACCAGCAACGCTTTCTGGAAGGAACTTCCTCAGCACATTATGTCGGGTATTTCCCGCATGGTGCCGACACTCATTATGGGCGGGGTGATCCTCGCCATTTCACAGCTTATCGCCTACGTCTGGCTGGAAATTCCGCCCGATACCGGCATTTTGGACGCGCTGAACTCGGGCAAATTTACCGGGTTCAATCTCTCCGTTCTGAAATTCGGCTATCTCACCGAATCCTTCGGCGGGCTGCTGTTTAGTTTTGCAATCCCGATGTTTTCCGCCTTTGTCGCCAACTCCATCGGCGGCAAGCTGGCCTTCCCGGCCGGTTTTATCGGCGGTCTAGTCGCCACGCAGCCCACGCTGGTATTGAATTTCGATCCTGAAAAACTGACCTGGCTTGCCACCAAACCCGTGCCTTCCACCTTTATTGGCGCGCTGATTATCGCGATTGCAGCAGGCTACCTGGTGAAGTGGCTGAACACGAAAATCAGCGTGCCGCAGTATCTGCTGGCCTTCAAAAGCACCTTCCTGATCCCGATTCTCTCCGCGCTGTTTGTCATGCTGGCGATGTATTACGTCATCACCCCCATTGGCGGCTGGTTAAATGCGGGTATGCGCACCCTGCTGCTCGCTGCTGGTCAGGCGGGTTCGATGATGTACGCCATCGGCATGGCGGCCGCGACGGCCATTGATCTCGGCGGGCCTATCAACAAAGCGGCCGGTTTTGTCGGGCTGGGGTTAACCACCGACCACGTATTGCCGATCACCTCGCGCGCGGTGGCCATTGTCATTCCACCGATTGGCCTCGGCCTGGCCACGCTTATCGATCGCCGTCTGACCGGCAAACGCCTGTTCAGCCCGCAGCTCTATCCGCAGGGCAAAACGGCGATGTTCCTCGCCTTTATGGGGATCAGCGAAGGCGCCATTCCGTTTTTACTGGAGAACCCGCTCGCTACGCTGCCCGCGTACATGATCGGTGCGATCGCCGGCGCCATGACCGCTACCGCGCTGGGTGCCGTTCAGTGGTTCCCGGAATCGGCAATCTGGGCGTGGCCGCTGGTGACCAATCTCGGCGCCTATATGCTGAGCATTCTTGTCGGCGCGGTCATTACCGCCCTGCTGGTGGTCACCATCCGCAACAGCATGCACAAACGCGGAAAACTCGCCATCGATACGCTGTAATGGGGTGAAGAATGGATTTACTGACAAAGCTCCGCCACTGGCTGGCAGCAGAAAAGCTGGATGGCGTACTGATTGCGTCGCGCCAGAATAAACAGCCGCATCTGGGGATTTCAACCGGTTCAGGCTACGTGCTGGTGACGCAGGCGCGCGCACACATCCTGGTGGATTTTCGCTATTACAACGATATCGCCTCGCGCGCGGCGGGCTACCGGATGCATCTGCTTGATGCAGCAAACCCGTTTGCCACGGTAGTGAACCGCCTCATTGCCGAGGAAAACCTCGCCACGCTGGGGTTCGAAGGTGAACACGTCAGCTGGCAAACCGGCAGTCAGTGGCGCGACACGCTAGGTACAACGCTTTGCGGTATCTCCCTTGATGCCCTGCGGCAGATAAAAACGGCGGACGAAATTGCCCGCATTCGCGCGGCCTGTCGCATTGCCGACAGCGCAGCACGGCACATCCGTCGCTTTATCCAGCCAGGCATGCGCGAGCGCGAGGTCGCCGCCGAGCTGGAGTGGTTTATGAAGCAGCAGGGGGCGGAAAAGCCCTCTTTCGACACCATCGTTGCCAGCGGGCCGCGCGGCGCCCTGCCGCATGGAAAAGCCTCTGACAAAGTGATTAATGCAGGGGAACTGATCACTCTCGATTTTGGCGCCCAACACCAGGGATACTGCTCGGACATGACGAGGACGTTCCTTGTCGCCGGACAGAGCCAGAGCCCCGAAAAGCATCCGCTTTATCAGGTCTATCAGACCGTGCTGGAGGCGCAGCTCGCGGCCATCCGCGCGATTCGCCCCGGTATTCCCTGCCATCAGGTGGACAGCGCCGCCCGCTCGGTGATTGAACGCGCGGGCTACGGGCCGCAGTTCGGCCACAATACCGGGCACGCCATCGGCATTGATGTCCATGAAAACCCGCGCTTTTCTCCAACCGATAGCACGCTGCTGCAGCCCGGTATGCTCTTGACCGTCGAACCGGGTATCTACCTTGAGGGCGCGGGCGGCGTGCGCATTGAAGACGTCGTTCTGGTGACGGAGACGGGAGCCGAGGTGCTCTACGCCATGGATAAGACCCTGCAAATAACGGGAGAACGGTAATGGACCATGAATTACTGCGCGCGCTGAGCGAAGCCGATGCGATTGCCGCCTCAGAACAGGAGGTGCGCGACATCCTGATCGGTGAGGCGCATAAGCACCATAAAGAGGTGCAGTTTGACGGCCTCGGCTCCGTGCTCATCCGCGTTAACCAGAGCAGCGGGCCGAAGGTGATGGTCTGCGCCCATATGGACGAAGTCGGGTTTATGGTGCGCAGCATTACGAAGGAAGGGGCGATCGACGTGCTGCCGATTGGCAACGTGCGCATGATGGCACGCACCCTACAGCCGGTCCGCATAACCACGCGTGACGGACGGAAAATCCCCGGTTTGCTGGATGGGGACGTCAACGGCGCTACCGTTGACAATCTGCGCGTCGACATCGGTGCCATCTCGGCTGAAGAGGTGTTAGCCAGCGGCATTGACGCGGGTGACCGCGTGACGTTCGATACCCTGTTTCAGCGTCTTCCCCACCGCCGCGTGATGGGAAAAGCCTTTGACGACCGGCTCGGTTGTTACCTGCTGATCGCCCTGCTGCGCGAGCTCCATCGGGCGCCGCTCGACTGCGAGCTATGGCTCGTAGCAAGCTCAAGCGAGGAGGTAGGCCTGCGGGGTGGAGAGACCGCTACGCGGGCCATCAACCCCGATATCGCGCTGGTGCTCGATACCGCCTGCTGGTCTAAAAACTTTGATTACGGCAGCGCAAACCATCGCCAGATTGGCGCGGGCCCCATGCTGGTGCTGTATGACAAAACCCTTATCGCCCCGCCAAAACTGACGGCGTTTATTGAAAAAGTCGCGCGCCCATTAGGCATCCCGCTGCAAAAAGACATGTTCAGCAACGGCGGCACCGACGGGGGAGCGGTACATCTCTCCGGCACGGGCGTGCCTGCCGTGGTGCTGGGCCCGCCGACCCGACACGGGCACTGCGCGGCATCCATCGCCGACGAAAACGACATTAACCACACCCATCAACTGCTTGTCGCCCTTGTGGCATGCATGAACCGTGAGACCGTGGCTCACCTGACGGACTTCAGGTGCTGATCTCACGCGGTAAGGAGTAACCATGCTTTCGATTGAATTTTTCTGCCCACTGCCCAACGGGCTGCACGCGCGCCCGGCCTGGGCGCTGAAGGAGCAGTGCAGCGCATGGCACTGCGATATCCGTTTTATCAACAAACGCCTTAACACCCACGCGGATGCCAAAAGTTCGCTGGCGCTGATCGGCACGGGGACGCTGTTCAACGACAGCTGCGTGCTGGAACTGAGCGGTAGCGACGAGGAGCAGGCACGACGCGCCCTTGAGCAGTATATCAATGCGGAATTTATCGACAGCGACAGCATACCTTCCGGTGATGCGCCCCACGTTGCCCATCCCCTTCCCCGCTCGCTGGTGCGGCTCAACCCGCAGCTGCAGCACGCCATTACGCTCGCCACCGGCATCGGTACCGGCACATTGCAAGGCTGGCAAAGCGATAATCTCCAGCGCTATCGCCAGAACCCGGCGTCGCCGGAGGACTGTACGCGCCTGGAACACAGCCTGGCCACGCTTGCAGAGCAGCTTAACCATCGCCTGCGCGGGCTTGAAGGCGAGAGTAAAACCATCATCAGCGCCCATCTCTCGCTGATTCAGGATGATGAATTTGGGGGCAACATACGCCGCCTGATAAGCAGCGATCGGCTTAGCCTTGCCGACGCCATCATTCGTAACATGGAGCAGATCTGCGACAAGCTGTCTAACTCGGCCAGCGACTACCTTCGTGAGCGCGTCAGCGATATCCGCGACATCAGCGAGCAGCTGCTGACTATCACCTGGCCTGAACTCCAGCAGGCCTCCGGGTTTACCCTCAACGCGCCCACGATTCTGGTGGCCGAAGATTTAACGCCCAGCCAGTTTTTAAGCCTCGACACCCGCTACCTGGCAGGCATGGTGCTGGAGAAAACGGGGCGAACGTCGCACACGCTGATACTGGCACGCGCCGCGTCCATTCCCGTGCTGAGCGGCCAAACGGTCTCCTCGCTGGCGCCGTTTATGGGCAAAGAGGCGGTTCTGGACGGCATCTGCAGCGTACTGGTTACGGAGCCCAATGAGGCCGTGAGCCGCTACTATAGCGTGGCGCAGCGCCTCGCCGAGATCCGCCACCAGCAGCAGATCAAAGACGCAGGGCTGCCTGCACTCACGCGGGATAACGTTCCGGTAGATATTGCGGCCAACATCGGCAGCGCGCTGGAGGCCCCTGGCGCGTTCGCCTGCGGCGCGCAGGGCGTTGGCCTGTTTCGAACCGAGATGCTTTACATGGACCGCGATAGCGCCCCGGACGAGCAGGAGCAATTTGAAGCCTACCAGCAGGTCCTTCTCTCCGCAGAGGGTAAACCCGTCATCTTCCGCACCATGGACATTGGCGGCGACAAGCAGATCCCGTACCTGAATATTCCGCAGGAGGAGAATCCGTTCCTCGGCTATCGCGCGGTGCGCATCTATCCGGAGTTTGCTCACCTGTTCCGCACCCAGCTTCGCGCCATTTTACGCGCGGGTGCCAGCGGAAATGCGCTGCTGATGATCCCGATGGTGCATAGCCTGGATCAGATTTTATGGGTCAAAAAGGAAATGCAAAACGTGCGGGACGAGCTGGCGTCGCAAGGACTGCGCCATACGCCGCACCTGCCGCTGGGGATTATGGTTGAAGTGCCTGCCGTCTGTTTTATCATCGACCACTTCTGCGAAGAGGTCGATTTCTTCAGCATCGGCTCAAACGACATGACCCAATATCTTTACGCGGTCGATCGCAACAACCCGCGCGTATCGCCGCTATACAACCCGATCGCGCCGTCATTTTTACGCATGGTGCGCCAGATCGTCACGGCCGCCCACCGCTACGGTAAATGGGTCGGGATTTGCGGTGAGCTTGCCGGCGAACGTCGTTATCTCCCCCTGCTGCTGGGGCTTGGCATCGACGAGTTCAGCATGAGCGGGCCGCGTATCCCCGCCGTGAAAACCCAGCTGCGCCAGCTGGCGATGACGGCCTGCCGGGAGCTGGCCGATAGCGCCTGCGAGTGTCGCAGCGCGGAAGAGATAGAAACCCTGCTGGCCGATTTCACACCTGAAGAGCCCGCGCGACCGCTGCTGGCGCGGGAGACCATCGTCTTCGGTCAGCCGCTCACCTCCAAAGAGCAGGTGCTCCAGTATCTGTGCGGCAACCTGGCGATTCAGGGACGCACAGATAATCCGCTGGAGCTGGAAGAGGATATCTGGCAGCGCGAAGAGATTGTCACCACGGCCGTCGGGTTCGGCGTGGCCATTCCGCACACGAAATCGCAGTGGATACGCCACTCCAGCATCAGCATTGCGCGTCTGGAAAAGCCCATCGACTGGGAGTCCGACATGGGCGACGTGGAGCTGGTGATCATGCTGACGCTGGGCGCGCAGGAGGGGAACAACCATGTGAAAGTATTCTCACAGCTGGCGAGGAAGCTGGTGAACAAAGCGTTTCGGGAAGCCCTGTTCGCGGCTGATTCACCGGAAAGCATGCTTGACCTGCTCACTGCTGAAATCACCTTTTGATTGCTACTGGAAGCGGGCGCGATACTCCCCCGGCGTCAGACCAAACTGGCGCCGAAACAGCCTGGAAAAATAGTCGCTGTCGGCGTACCCGCAGCGCTTCGCCACCTCGCCCACCGGCAGGTGGTATTTTTGCAGAATAGTGCGCGCTTTGCCCATTCGCACCCAGCGAACGTAATCCACAAAGCTCATCGTGCCGTGCTGCGAAAACAGGCGCGACAGGTGGTTAGGGGAAATCGTAAACAGCGCGGCGACGCTCTCACGCGAAAGGGGTTCCGCATAATTATTCTGCAGCCAGCTGCAGATGCTCTGGTAGAGAAACGCCCCGCGCGAAAGCCCCGGCTCGGCGCATGCCGAGGCCACCTTCCGACACCAGTGAAGCAGGCTTAGCGTCAGAGGCTGAATAATGGCCTGATCCTGCGGTGACGCGCTCAGATGCGTAAGCGCCATCAGCATGGCGGCACACTCGCCTCTTTCCGGATGCGGAAGCTGCACGTTGCGCTGAGGCTGCCCGTTGCCCGGCCCCTGAAACGCCAGCCCCAGCCAGGAGGGTGCAAAGACAATGCTCAGCAGCATCACCGGCTCGTCAAACATCGGCACATTGGCCGCCTGGGCAGGCACAAACAGCATCTCCCCCTGACGGATCGCCTTTTGCTCCGGGATCAGCTGGTTGCCATACACCCCGCGCAGGACCACGTCGAGACGGGGCCACTCAGAACGAAAACGCCCGGCAGGTGCCGGGGCCGGCGAGTGAGCAAACCAGACCCGCCCCAGCTGCTGGGGGTTCAGCACCAGCCCGCTGAGCAGGTCGGCAAAAAACTGCCGATCGGCGGGAAGCCGGGTATCAAGCATGTTATCCCCTGCGCGCGTCGGGGCGAACCAGGTCAAACCGATGCGTATCGCTGATCCCATAGTAGGCCGTTGGCCCACCCGCGCGCAGAATCGGCTGCGCCTTCGCGGTCTGGTAAATGCCCTCTTCCAGCAGCGTATCGGCAATATGAATACCGACCACTTCCCCCAGCACCAGCCAGGTGTCAACCGGCGTACCGTCGGCGCCCGTCAGCTGGATGCACTGCGACAGGCGGCACTCAAAGTTAACCGGGCTTTCCGCCACGCGCGGCGCGTTCACCAGCTGGCTGGCCGCAGGCGTGAGCCCGGCAAAGGTAAATTCATCTTCACCGTGGGGAAGCGTGACGGAGGTTTCATTCATTGCCTCGGCCAGGTCGCGCGTCGCCAGGTTCCAGACAAATTCGCCCGTTTCGGTAATATTGCGCACGCTGTCCTTCCAGCCGTTGCTGGAAAAGCCGATGATTGGCGGGCGGTAGTTGAAGCAGTTAAAGAAGCTGTACGGGGCGAGGTTAAGCTGGCCCGCTTTGTCGCAGGAAGAGATCCAGCCAATCGGACGCGGGCCGATGATGGCGTTCAGCGGGTCATGCGGCAGGCCGTGCCCCTGAGAAGGTTGGTAGAAGTACATAGTGCTCTCTCATTGGTGGGGCAGACGCGAACTACGCTTCGCTCATTGCCCTGTTTCAGGACGCTCAGCGTAACGCAATCCGCCAAAAATTAAGAAGGATAATGCAGATTTGTATCGCGTCACGTTTTTCGCCAAAAATTCATATGACCGATGAATGTGACCAACATCACTTCAAACTTGCCCGCTCAGTGAGTATCATCGGGAGAGTTAAACCCTCGCTGCCAGACGGCGAGGGTTTTCTTTTGGATTGGTTTCTGCGTTACACGCAGCATTAACGACATGGAGTAAAAAATGTCCAGACCCACAATTATCATTAATGAACTCGACGCAGAACGCATTGACCGACTTCTGGAAAAAGCTGAATTCGCTTCACTCCCGGTAGCAGACGCGCTGAATGAAGAACTCGACCGGGCGCAAATGTGTACGGCTGAAACCATGCCGCATGACGTGGTGACCATGAACAGCCAGGTCAAATTCCGCAACCTGACCACCGGTGAAGAGCTGACCCGCACGCTGGTCTATCCGGCGCAGATGACCGACAGCAGCGCCCAGCTCTCCGTTCTGGCCCCCGTTGGCGCAGCCCTGCTTGGGCTTCGCGCGGGTGACACTATCCACTGGGAATTACCGGGAGGTGCCTCCGCCCATCTGGAAGTGCTGGAACTGCTTTATCAGCCAGAAGCGGCGGGCGATTACCTGCGTTAATTCACCCGCTCTCATTGCCCAGAGGATGCATACGCATCCTCTTTCGGTGATATCACCCATTTTTCCTATGTCGCTCAAAATCCCCTTAATCCACGCTTAATCTGTTTTAGTGCCGCGGGGACGGTCATGGGTGAAACACTCGCTATTATGCTGGTTTTTCTGATTTTTTTGGCGGTAATCGTCACGGCAGTGCTGTATCTTGAGCGTCACTGGTAAGCGAGCTGCGTCACACCACCCCGCCGGGGAACGCGTTGACCAGCCCTTTTACCTTCTGCTCCGCCGCCTCAGGCGTATCTGCGCCAGGCACCAGGATCACCTTGCGGCACTCCTCTTCCCGTTTTTCAAAAATCTTGTAGGCGCGTTCAGCATCCGACAGCGGCAGATAGTGCGTGACGATCTCCTCAGGCGTGAGCAGGCCTTTTTCAATCAGCGGCAGCAGCTCTCCCAGCCAGGCATGCACGTGCGTCTGGCCCATCTTAAAGCTCAGCCCCTTATCAAACGCATCGCCAAACAGGAAGCCGTGTATAAAACCGGCATAGACGCCGGGCACGCTCACCACGCCGCCGCGACGCACGGCTGCAATACACTGGCGCAGGGCTTTACCGCTGCTGCCCTCAATTTTGAGATTGCTGAGGATCGTTTCCGTGGTGCTGCCTTTGGCTTCAAACCCGACGGCATCAATCACCGCATCTACGCCGCGCTGCCCGGCCGTCTGCTCGATAATTTTTTCCGCCGCATCGTTATCGTCGTCGAAGTTAATGGGGATGGCACCGTAACGCTCCTGGGCAAATCGCAGCCGATACGGGTGATGGTCAATCACGAAAATCTGCTCAGCGCCCAGAAGCCGCGCGCAGGCAATGGTCAGTAAACCGACCGGCCCCGCGCCGAAAACCGCCACGCTTGAGCCTTTTTCAATCTGCGCGTTTTTTGCCGCCTGCCAGGCGGTAGGCAGGATGTCAGACAGGAACAGCGCTTTATCATCGGAGAGAAGCTGGGGCACTTTGAACGGCCCCACGTTGCCCTTCGGCACGCGAACGTACTCCGCCTGACCGCCCGGTACCCCGCCGTAAAGGTGGCTATAGCCGAACAGCGCTGCGGGCGCGGGGATCTGCTTCTTATTCAGCGCAGCCCCCTGCCCGGCGTTGGTTTTCTCGCAGGCGGCGTACTGCTGCATCTGGCAAAAGAAGCAGTCCCCGCAGGCAATGACGAAGGGAATAACCACCCGCTCGCCCTTCTGGAGGTTCTTCACATCCCTTCCCGTTTCGACCACTTCGCCCATAAATTCATGGCCAAAAATATCGCCGTGTTCCACCTTCGGGATCTTGCCGCGATAGAGATGCAGGTCGGACCCGCAAATCGCCGTGGCCGTCACGCGCAGGATGATATCGTCAGGTTGTTCAATTACGGGATCGGGGACATTCTCAACGCGAACATGGTGCGGACCGTGGTAGGTGAGTGCTTTCATGCGACCTCCGAAAGGATGTGGGTAAGCTTATAAAAGGGTAGCGTCCTCTGGCGGTCTGCCCTGGAATCCGGGCGTTTTGAGATTTATCCTGGCGAGATAAAAAAGTGCTGTTGAGATTACAGAAACCAATAATATTTTATGTTTGAATGAATTCAGCGTTTATAAACAAGGAGAAACGGTTATGTATAAGACAATCATTATGCCGGTTGATGTTTTTGAAATGGAACTGAGCGACAAGGCCGTACGTCACGCGGAATTCCTGGCGCAGCAGGACGGCATTATTCATCTCATGCACGTATTGCCGGGTTCCGCCAGCCTGAGCCTGCACCGCTTTGCCGCCGACGTGCGCCGCTTCGAAGAGCATCTGCAGCACGAAGCCGAAACGCGCCTGCAAACCATGGCCGGGCACTTCACTATCGATCCTTCTCGCATTAAAACCCACGTCCGGTTCGGCAGCGTGCGCGACGCCGTTAACGAGCTTGCGGAGGAGCTAAAGGCTGACGTTGTGGTGATCGGCTCCCGCAATCCGTCGATTACCACCCATCTTCTGGGATCGAACGCGTCGAGCGTCATCCGCCACACGCACATTCCGGTGATGGTGGTCAGATAAAAAAAAGAGGCCACCTTTCGGTGGCCTCTTGCTATTGCAGGTGTCGTCTTACTTTCTTTTATTATGCTGTTTTGGTACGGATCAGGTAGTCAAACGAACTCAGTGACGCCTTCGCACCTTCGCCGGTCGCGATGATGATCTGTTTGTAAGGCACGGTCGTACAGTCACCCGCCGCAAACACGCCCTTCACGCTGGTTTCGCATTTGGCATCGATGATGATTTCGCCCATGCGGTTGCGCTCAATCGCGCCTTCCAGCCAGGTGGTGTTTGGCAGCAGGCCAATCTGGACGAAGATCCCCGCCAGCGGCACGCTGTGAACATCACCCGTTACGCGGTCGCGGTATTCCAGACCCGTCACTTTGCTGCCGTCGCCCTTCACTTCCGTGGTCTGCGCGTTCAGCACGATATCGACGTTTTTCAGGCTGCGAACTTTATCCTGCAGCACCTGGTCGGCCTTCATCTCTGGCGCAAATTCCAGCAGGGTCACGTGTTCAACGATACCCGCCAGGTCGATAGCCGCTTCCACGCCGGAGTTACCGCCGCCGATCACCGCCACGCGCTTGCCTTTGAACAGCGGGCCGTCGCAGTGCGGGCAGTAGGTTACGCCTTTAGTGCGATACTGATCTTCACCCGGCACGTTCATGTTGCGCCATTTCGCGCCGGTCGCAATGATGATGCTGCGCGCTTTCAGCACCGCGCCGGACGCGGTTTCAATCTGGTGCAGACCACCTTCAACCGCCGCAGGAACCAGCCTGCTGGCGCTCTGGCTGTCGATGACGTCAACCTCGTAATCGCTAACGTGCGCCTTCAGCGCGCCGGCCAGCTTCTGACCTTCGGTTTTCGGCACGGAGATGTAGTTTTCGATGTCCACGGTATCGAGTACCTGGCCACCAAAACGTTCGCCCATCAGGCCGGTACGAATGCCTTTACGCGCGGAATACACCGCCGCCGCCGCCCCCGCAGGGCCGGAGCCCACAATCAGCACGTCGTATGCATCACGCTTGTTCAGCGCTTCCGCCGTGCGTTTTTCGGCACCGGTATCCACTTTGGCAACGATTTCGGTCAGCGTCATGCGGCCCTGGCCGAACTCCTGGCCGTTCAGGTAGACCGCCGGAACGCCCATCACGTTACGATCGGTGATTTCGTTCTGGAACGTACCGCCGTCAATCGCCGTGTGCTTGATGCGCGGGTTCAGGACTGACATCAGGTTCAGCGCCTGCACCACGTCCGGGCAGTTGTGACAGGAGAGCGAGTAATAGGTCTCAAACTCAAAATCGCCGTCGATATCGCGGATCTGCTCCAGCAGCGCCTGCGCTTCTTTAGACGGATGACCGCCGGTCCACAGCAGCGCCAGCACCAGAGAGGTAAATTCGTGCCCCAGCGGCGAACCGGCAAAACGCGGCCCGCGATCGGAACCCGGGTTGGTAATCAGGAAAGAAGGTTTGCGAACGGCCAGCGTGTTGTCTTCTTTGAACGTCACCTTTGGTGACAGCTCGGCGATCTCTGCCAGCAGCGCTTTGATTTCTGCCGATTTCGCGCTGTCGTCAAGCGTAGCAATCAGCTCCACGGGTTTGGTCAGTTTCTCAAGGTAGGCCTTGAGCTGGGTTTTCATGTTTGTGTCGAGCATTATTCTTCCCTCTCTTAAGACGTCATCATGCAAGCTGCCTTGCACAGGCGGCCTGAATGCAACTTGCATCATGGTGCTTGGATGAAATGGGCGCGGGTGCGCCCATTGATTGCCGGGTGGTACT is a genomic window containing:
- the rna gene encoding ribonuclease I: MFRKDVIIPSGAMALALCVFSIEAEPLKATQYADFDRYVLALSWQTGFCQSMADRSRKEPDECRLQKESASKSDFLTVHGLWPGLPKSIASRGVDERRWMRFGCATRPLPNMPEAKASRKCAAAETGLSLSGAAKLNSVMPGAGGNSCLERYEYAKHGVCFGFDPDAYFGTMVRLNQEVKSSAVGKFLADNYGKTVTRSAFDKAVATTWGRENVKAFKLTCNGNPAYLTEMQISLKADTINNPLSAGSFAPQPHPGSCGKQFVIDKVGY
- a CDS encoding PTS fructose transporter subunit IIB, with protein sequence MAKKLIALCACPMGLAHTFMAAQALEDAATEAGYEVKIETQGADGIQNRLTAQDIAEADIIIHAIAITPEDNERFETRDVYEITLQDAIKNAAGTLKEIEEMIAAEQ
- a CDS encoding PTS fructose transporter subunit IIC, whose amino-acid sequence is MAIKKRSAVRPEGHEGGTLAIKPAPVATSNAFWKELPQHIMSGISRMVPTLIMGGVILAISQLIAYVWLEIPPDTGILDALNSGKFTGFNLSVLKFGYLTESFGGLLFSFAIPMFSAFVANSIGGKLAFPAGFIGGLVATQPTLVLNFDPEKLTWLATKPVPSTFIGALIIAIAAGYLVKWLNTKISVPQYLLAFKSTFLIPILSALFVMLAMYYVITPIGGWLNAGMRTLLLAAGQAGSMMYAIGMAAATAIDLGGPINKAAGFVGLGLTTDHVLPITSRAVAIVIPPIGLGLATLIDRRLTGKRLFSPQLYPQGKTAMFLAFMGISEGAIPFLLENPLATLPAYMIGAIAGAMTATALGAVQWFPESAIWAWPLVTNLGAYMLSILVGAVITALLVVTIRNSMHKRGKLAIDTL
- the ypdF gene encoding aminopeptidase; translated protein: MDLLTKLRHWLAAEKLDGVLIASRQNKQPHLGISTGSGYVLVTQARAHILVDFRYYNDIASRAAGYRMHLLDAANPFATVVNRLIAEENLATLGFEGEHVSWQTGSQWRDTLGTTLCGISLDALRQIKTADEIARIRAACRIADSAARHIRRFIQPGMREREVAAELEWFMKQQGAEKPSFDTIVASGPRGALPHGKASDKVINAGELITLDFGAQHQGYCSDMTRTFLVAGQSQSPEKHPLYQVYQTVLEAQLAAIRAIRPGIPCHQVDSAARSVIERAGYGPQFGHNTGHAIGIDVHENPRFSPTDSTLLQPGMLLTVEPGIYLEGAGGVRIEDVVLVTETGAEVLYAMDKTLQITGER
- the ypdE gene encoding aminopeptidase, which produces MDHELLRALSEADAIAASEQEVRDILIGEAHKHHKEVQFDGLGSVLIRVNQSSGPKVMVCAHMDEVGFMVRSITKEGAIDVLPIGNVRMMARTLQPVRITTRDGRKIPGLLDGDVNGATVDNLRVDIGAISAEEVLASGIDAGDRVTFDTLFQRLPHRRVMGKAFDDRLGCYLLIALLRELHRAPLDCELWLVASSSEEVGLRGGETATRAINPDIALVLDTACWSKNFDYGSANHRQIGAGPMLVLYDKTLIAPPKLTAFIEKVARPLGIPLQKDMFSNGGTDGGAVHLSGTGVPAVVLGPPTRHGHCAASIADENDINHTHQLLVALVACMNRETVAHLTDFRC
- the ptsP gene encoding phosphoenolpyruvate--protein phosphotransferase, with amino-acid sequence MLSIEFFCPLPNGLHARPAWALKEQCSAWHCDIRFINKRLNTHADAKSSLALIGTGTLFNDSCVLELSGSDEEQARRALEQYINAEFIDSDSIPSGDAPHVAHPLPRSLVRLNPQLQHAITLATGIGTGTLQGWQSDNLQRYRQNPASPEDCTRLEHSLATLAEQLNHRLRGLEGESKTIISAHLSLIQDDEFGGNIRRLISSDRLSLADAIIRNMEQICDKLSNSASDYLRERVSDIRDISEQLLTITWPELQQASGFTLNAPTILVAEDLTPSQFLSLDTRYLAGMVLEKTGRTSHTLILARAASIPVLSGQTVSSLAPFMGKEAVLDGICSVLVTEPNEAVSRYYSVAQRLAEIRHQQQIKDAGLPALTRDNVPVDIAANIGSALEAPGAFACGAQGVGLFRTEMLYMDRDSAPDEQEQFEAYQQVLLSAEGKPVIFRTMDIGGDKQIPYLNIPQEENPFLGYRAVRIYPEFAHLFRTQLRAILRAGASGNALLMIPMVHSLDQILWVKKEMQNVRDELASQGLRHTPHLPLGIMVEVPAVCFIIDHFCEEVDFFSIGSNDMTQYLYAVDRNNPRVSPLYNPIAPSFLRMVRQIVTAAHRYGKWVGICGELAGERRYLPLLLGLGIDEFSMSGPRIPAVKTQLRQLAMTACRELADSACECRSAEEIETLLADFTPEEPARPLLARETIVFGQPLTSKEQVLQYLCGNLAIQGRTDNPLELEEDIWQREEIVTTAVGFGVAIPHTKSQWIRHSSISIARLEKPIDWESDMGDVELVIMLTLGAQEGNNHVKVFSQLARKLVNKAFREALFAADSPESMLDLLTAEITF